One region of Niallia sp. Man26 genomic DNA includes:
- a CDS encoding Cof-type HAD-IIB family hydrolase, producing MVKCIAIDMDGTLLTSTQQITTENREAIKLAQESGVEVVIATGRAYEEAGDLLKDAGIITPMICANGAEIRTSAHEIIHTNPLSKELAKEVAEILHSNQVYYEVYTNRGTYTLDKTMARSLIMDIFTVNGHIKDMEEIKQAAEERLQEVNQLDSYAVLFEDEDQIIYKLLAFHFEPVTLNKVREELKQISKLAVSASGKENMEITAVEAQKGIALEEFVQSRGISLQDTMAIGDNYNDLSMMLKVGRAVAMGNADDEIKRQCHFVTATNEESGVGKAIKLALEA from the coding sequence ATGGTAAAATGTATTGCGATAGACATGGATGGCACGCTGCTGACATCAACTCAGCAAATAACAACGGAAAACCGTGAGGCGATTAAACTCGCACAGGAGAGCGGAGTGGAGGTCGTGATTGCAACAGGTCGTGCTTATGAAGAAGCAGGCGATTTGCTGAAGGATGCAGGTATTATCACACCGATGATTTGTGCAAATGGAGCGGAAATCCGCACAAGCGCACATGAAATTATCCATACAAATCCACTAAGCAAGGAACTTGCAAAGGAAGTTGCGGAAATTCTGCATAGCAATCAAGTTTATTATGAAGTTTACACAAATAGAGGAACATACACTTTGGATAAGACAATGGCCAGATCGTTGATTATGGACATTTTTACTGTAAATGGGCATATAAAAGACATGGAAGAAATTAAGCAGGCTGCAGAGGAGCGTTTGCAGGAGGTTAATCAGCTGGACAGTTATGCTGTACTGTTTGAGGATGAAGACCAGATTATTTACAAGCTGCTGGCATTCCACTTTGAACCAGTCACATTAAATAAGGTAAGAGAAGAATTAAAGCAAATTTCAAAGCTTGCAGTCAGTGCATCAGGCAAGGAAAATATGGAAATAACAGCAGTGGAAGCTCAAAAGGGCATTGCTTTAGAGGAGTTTGTACAGTCAAGAGGAATTTCGCTACAGGACACAATGGCAATCGGCGACAACTATAATGATTTGTCCATGATGCTGAAGGTTGGACGAGCAGTGGCAATGGGAAATGCTGATGATGAAATTAAAAGACAGTGCCACTTTGTGACAGCAACAAACGAAGAAAGCGGTGTTGGCAAAGCGATTAAGCTTGCTCTAGAGGCATGA
- the bshB2 gene encoding bacillithiol biosynthesis deacetylase BshB2 — protein sequence MEKERHVLVIFPHPDDEAFSVSGTIAKYIHDGTPVTYACLTLGQMGRNLGSPPFATRETLPDVRREELQEAARVLGLEDLRMLGYRDKTIEFLDDSVLVNEFTALIEELNPSLIISFYPGYSVHPDHDATAEGVVRTLEKIEPSKRPKLQCLAFSRNCIEDLGEPDVHVDVQNFAEKKIATIAAHRSQTQMYALSLQEGLNNQDPAVLERLYTEKLWTYKFK from the coding sequence TTGGAAAAAGAAAGACATGTTTTAGTCATCTTTCCCCATCCAGATGATGAAGCTTTTAGTGTTTCTGGAACAATAGCAAAGTATATTCATGACGGCACGCCTGTCACTTATGCATGCTTAACTCTGGGACAAATGGGCAGGAATCTTGGAAGTCCTCCATTTGCAACAAGAGAAACACTTCCGGATGTCAGGAGAGAAGAACTTCAAGAAGCAGCAAGAGTACTTGGCCTTGAAGATTTAAGAATGTTAGGCTACAGAGACAAAACGATAGAATTTTTGGATGACTCTGTTCTTGTCAATGAATTCACAGCATTGATTGAAGAGCTTAATCCATCGTTAATCATCTCGTTCTACCCTGGATATTCGGTTCATCCGGACCATGATGCCACTGCAGAAGGAGTTGTAAGAACATTAGAGAAAATAGAGCCATCAAAAAGGCCTAAGCTCCAATGTCTTGCTTTTTCCCGCAACTGCATAGAAGACTTAGGTGAACCAGATGTTCACGTTGACGTTCAAAATTTTGCAGAGAAGAAAATAGCAACGATCGCAGCACATCGTTCCCAAACACAGATGTATGCCCTGTCCTTGCAAGAGGGATTGAATAACCAAGATCCTGCTGTGCTGGAAAGACTGTACACAGAAAAATTATGGACATATAAATTCAAATAA
- a CDS encoding SRPBCC family protein: MADFRASVIITEPVDVVFAYFANMSYAPEYMSNVEETEKLTDGPIGVGTKFKELRKVRGKNATAEIEYLSYEKNVGFKRRSNSNGLLVDYDYRFAEIQEGTQVEFEGKVHVKGLMMRLTKRVLVNIIKTEDGDHVQRAKELLEREETSLELNREY, translated from the coding sequence ATGGCAGACTTTCGTGCAAGTGTCATCATAACAGAACCAGTAGATGTTGTTTTTGCCTACTTTGCCAATATGAGCTACGCACCGGAGTACATGAGTAATGTTGAGGAAACGGAGAAGCTGACAGATGGCCCTATCGGGGTTGGAACTAAATTTAAAGAACTAAGAAAAGTGCGTGGAAAAAACGCAACAGCTGAAATAGAGTATCTTTCTTATGAAAAAAATGTTGGATTTAAACGGAGAAGCAATTCAAATGGATTGCTGGTAGATTATGATTACAGATTCGCAGAAATCCAAGAAGGCACACAAGTAGAATTTGAAGGAAAGGTCCATGTGAAGGGCTTGATGATGAGGCTGACGAAAAGAGTGCTGGTTAATATTATCAAGACAGAAGACGGCGATCATGTCCAACGGGCAAAGGAATTACTTGAACGAGAAGAAACAAGCTTGGAGCTTAATAGAGAATATTAA
- a CDS encoding TetR/AcrR family transcriptional regulator: MSNQESILDFILKDEDNVTEKQKQIIAAAIEAFSEKGFAATSTSEIAKKAGVAEGTIFRHYKTKKDLLLKLLSPMLSKLIAPVVLKDFNKVLDAEHHSFEDFLRAVVKNRMEFLQKNEALFKILIQEIPFHQDLREIFIEQIASKVFKRLQEIMDFYQQKGEVKEMPSLSAVRLTVTSIIGYFIARHLIIPDFNWDDAAEIERTLEFILAGLAP, encoded by the coding sequence ATGAGTAATCAAGAATCCATATTAGACTTCATTCTTAAAGATGAAGATAATGTGACAGAAAAGCAAAAACAAATAATCGCAGCAGCAATTGAAGCCTTTTCCGAAAAAGGGTTTGCAGCAACTTCCACGAGCGAAATTGCCAAAAAAGCTGGCGTCGCCGAAGGAACAATCTTCCGTCATTACAAAACAAAAAAAGACTTACTGCTAAAGCTTCTTTCTCCTATGCTTTCAAAGCTGATTGCACCAGTTGTGCTAAAGGATTTTAATAAAGTATTGGATGCAGAACATCACAGCTTTGAGGATTTTCTTCGAGCGGTCGTCAAAAACCGGATGGAATTTCTGCAAAAGAATGAAGCACTTTTTAAAATTCTCATACAAGAAATTCCCTTCCATCAAGATTTAAGAGAAATTTTCATTGAACAAATTGCCTCAAAGGTGTTCAAGCGGTTGCAGGAAATCATGGATTTCTATCAGCAGAAGGGCGAAGTAAAAGAAATGCCCAGCCTTTCTGCCGTACGTCTAACAGTCACTTCTATCATTGGATATTTCATTGCCCGGCACCTCATCATCCCTGATTTTAATTGGGATGATGCAGCTGAAATCGAAAGAACGCTTGAATTCATATTAGCCGGCCTTGCCCCTTAA
- a CDS encoding ABC transporter ATP-binding protein, translating to MAEKPVVAIHKLSKAFGKRPVLENINLEVQQGEILGLLGPSGAGKTTLVKAMIGLETPSSGSVTALETAMPNLKIMEKIGYMTQADALYHDLTALENLQFFARLYGLKKAQRKERIEEAAHLVNLTEHLHKTVSQYSGGMKRRLSICIALLNKPQLLILDEPTVGIDPVLRKSIWETFRSLKDSGTSIIVTTHVMDEAEKCDRLGMIRNGRIIALGSPDELMARCNARTMEEAFLYFGGVNDEN from the coding sequence ATGGCAGAAAAACCAGTTGTAGCTATTCATAAACTCTCCAAAGCTTTTGGCAAGCGTCCTGTATTAGAAAATATTAATCTAGAGGTGCAGCAAGGAGAAATATTAGGTCTGCTTGGACCTTCAGGTGCTGGGAAAACAACACTTGTAAAAGCAATGATTGGCCTTGAAACACCAAGCAGTGGAAGTGTAACAGCACTTGAGACAGCCATGCCTAACCTCAAAATCATGGAGAAAATTGGCTATATGACGCAAGCTGATGCCCTATATCATGATTTAACAGCACTTGAGAATCTCCAGTTTTTTGCGAGGCTTTATGGGTTGAAAAAGGCTCAAAGAAAGGAGCGGATTGAAGAGGCTGCTCATCTTGTTAACTTAACAGAACATCTCCATAAAACAGTTTCTCAGTATTCAGGCGGTATGAAACGGAGATTGTCTATTTGCATCGCTCTGTTAAATAAACCACAACTTCTTATTTTAGACGAACCAACCGTTGGCATAGATCCTGTTCTCCGTAAAAGCATTTGGGAAACATTCCGCAGTCTTAAAGACTCAGGCACTTCTATCATTGTGACAACACATGTGATGGATGAAGCCGAAAAATGTGACAGACTGGGTATGATTCGCAACGGCAGAATCATCGCATTAGGATCTCCAGATGAACTGATGGCCCGCTGTAATGCCCGAACAATGGAGGAAGCTTTCTTATATTTTGGAGGGGTTAACGATGAGAATTAG
- the cydB gene encoding cytochrome d ubiquinol oxidase subunit II codes for MFDLGVLWFILVAVLFIGFFFLEGFDFGVGMSTQLIARNDMERRILINTIGPFWDANEVWLITAGGALFAAFPHWYATLFSGFYTPLVVVLLALIIRATGFEFRAKGNHPLWKKTWDICIFLGSLLPPLLFGVVFACFIQGLPIDKNMELNAGFFDIVNVYTLTGGITVLMLCLVHGLMFTTIRTVGDLQDRARSLGQKLLPPLGILLTAFTVMTYIKTDIFERQGTILSFLFGIGVIAFVLSGYFISRKKDGWAFGMTGAVIALSFISIFIGLFPRLMISSINSTFSLTVSNAASGHYSLKVMTIVALTLLPFVLGYQIWSYIVFRKRVTEKSHLEY; via the coding sequence ATGTTTGATCTAGGTGTACTTTGGTTTATCTTAGTTGCTGTCTTATTCATCGGGTTCTTCTTTCTAGAAGGATTTGATTTCGGTGTCGGCATGTCCACACAGTTAATTGCCAGAAATGATATGGAAAGACGAATTCTCATTAACACAATCGGCCCATTCTGGGACGCAAATGAGGTTTGGCTGATAACAGCAGGAGGAGCGCTATTCGCTGCCTTCCCTCATTGGTATGCAACATTGTTCAGCGGATTTTATACACCGCTTGTCGTCGTGCTGCTTGCTTTAATTATTCGTGCAACAGGTTTTGAGTTCCGAGCAAAAGGAAATCACCCATTGTGGAAAAAGACATGGGACATCTGCATATTTTTAGGCAGTCTCCTTCCCCCACTCTTGTTTGGGGTTGTGTTTGCCTGCTTTATACAAGGACTTCCGATTGACAAAAACATGGAGCTTAATGCCGGCTTTTTCGATATTGTTAATGTTTACACACTAACAGGCGGCATTACTGTCCTTATGCTTTGTCTAGTTCACGGGCTTATGTTTACAACAATCCGGACTGTCGGCGATTTGCAGGACCGCGCCCGCAGCCTTGGCCAAAAACTACTGCCGCCATTAGGTATTTTATTAACAGCATTTACTGTAATGACATATATCAAAACGGATATCTTCGAAAGACAAGGCACCATCCTTTCCTTCCTGTTCGGAATCGGTGTTATTGCATTTGTTCTTAGCGGATATTTCATTTCTAGGAAAAAGGACGGCTGGGCATTTGGAATGACAGGTGCTGTCATTGCCCTCTCCTTTATATCCATTTTTATCGGCTTATTCCCAAGACTGATGATCAGCTCGATCAACAGCACATTTAGCTTAACGGTTTCCAATGCAGCCTCCGGCCATTATTCCTTAAAGGTAATGACCATTGTCGCACTTACCTTGCTGCCTTTTGTATTAGGGTATCAAATTTGGAGCTATATTGTATTCCGTAAACGCGTTACAGAAAAGTCCCATCTGGAGTACTGA
- the cydC gene encoding thiol reductant ABC exporter subunit CydC codes for MKEDKWIFPFMRENAGRILIILLLAIMALGTGAMLTFTSGFLISRSAMPIENILMVYIPIVGVRAFGISRAVFSYLERLAGHDAVLRILSKMRIKLYRILEPQALFIKSRFKMGDMLGVLAEDIEQLQYIYLRTIFPTIAAFVLYIIVICSIGILDIPFAILMAIYLALLLIVFPICSLFLMRKKQTDYKQRRNGLYQRLTDSVLGITDWVISGRSGSFISSYEEDEVSAAQVNSRLTSFSRWRNFAQQAVSALVITSLLVWAAEQYAQGHIPATLIAAIVLVALPILDALLVVSEAFERIPGYQDSLNRLKKIENGAEQKISAQETAAKEDSVHIKLEQVSYSYTKADIPSVQNVSVDIPQGKRIAVIGRSGAGKSTLLKLIQGAIPAQVGRVSYNGKTACVQMDSSAIISVLNQNPHLFDTTLRNNVLLGSENAGDKELNEAINLAQLSDLVQKLPEGLDTFMQETGQRFSGGERQRVALARILLKDTPVVILDEPNASLDPRTEKELLQTIFTALEGKSVIWITHHLVGVEHMDEILFMEAGQIVMRGTHTELLKEKRYRQLYELDHPDFLLKKDEA; via the coding sequence ATGAAAGAAGACAAATGGATATTTCCGTTTATGAGAGAAAACGCTGGACGAATCCTAATCATTCTCTTATTGGCCATCATGGCACTCGGTACAGGAGCAATGCTCACCTTTACGTCCGGCTTCTTGATCAGCAGATCTGCTATGCCGATTGAAAACATCCTGATGGTTTATATTCCCATCGTCGGTGTGAGGGCATTCGGAATCAGCCGAGCTGTGTTCAGCTACCTGGAAAGACTGGCAGGTCATGATGCGGTGCTGCGTATATTATCGAAAATGCGCATTAAGCTTTACCGTATTTTAGAGCCACAGGCACTTTTCATTAAAAGCCGCTTCAAGATGGGCGATATGCTCGGTGTGCTGGCTGAAGATATTGAACAGCTGCAATATATTTACTTGAGGACGATTTTCCCTACAATTGCCGCCTTTGTACTTTATATCATCGTCATCTGCTCTATCGGAATTCTTGATATTCCGTTTGCAATCTTAATGGCCATATATTTAGCATTGCTGCTTATTGTGTTTCCGATTTGCTCTCTCTTTTTAATGAGAAAAAAACAAACAGACTATAAACAGCGAAGGAACGGGCTATATCAAAGATTGACTGACAGTGTTTTAGGCATCACAGATTGGGTTATCAGCGGGCGCTCTGGCAGCTTTATTTCCTCTTATGAAGAAGATGAAGTCTCTGCTGCTCAGGTAAACAGCAGGCTAACAAGCTTTTCAAGATGGCGTAATTTTGCACAGCAGGCAGTTTCTGCATTAGTTATCACTTCTTTGCTTGTTTGGGCTGCTGAACAGTATGCACAAGGGCATATACCAGCTACATTGATTGCCGCAATAGTTTTAGTAGCATTACCTATACTGGACGCACTTCTCGTCGTTTCCGAGGCATTCGAAAGAATTCCAGGCTATCAGGATTCCTTGAACAGACTAAAAAAAATAGAAAACGGTGCTGAACAAAAAATTAGCGCACAGGAAACTGCTGCAAAAGAAGATTCTGTTCACATTAAGCTCGAGCAAGTTTCCTATTCCTACACAAAAGCTGATATTCCTTCCGTTCAAAATGTTTCTGTGGATATCCCACAAGGAAAAAGAATTGCAGTTATCGGCAGAAGCGGTGCTGGAAAATCAACATTATTAAAGCTAATCCAAGGAGCGATTCCTGCTCAAGTTGGAAGAGTATCCTATAATGGAAAGACTGCTTGCGTTCAGATGGACTCTTCAGCAATCATTTCTGTACTAAATCAAAATCCTCATCTTTTTGATACAACGCTAAGAAACAATGTGCTGTTAGGATCAGAAAATGCTGGTGACAAGGAATTAAATGAGGCAATTAACCTTGCCCAGCTCAGTGATTTAGTCCAAAAACTGCCAGAAGGACTGGACACATTTATGCAGGAAACAGGGCAGCGCTTTTCTGGAGGCGAAAGACAGCGTGTCGCACTTGCGAGAATTCTCTTAAAAGACACACCAGTAGTCATTTTAGATGAGCCAAATGCAAGCCTAGATCCTCGTACAGAAAAGGAGCTTCTGCAGACCATCTTTACCGCTCTAGAGGGAAAATCAGTCATCTGGATTACTCATCATTTAGTCGGCGTAGAGCATATGGATGAGATTCTCTTTATGGAAGCAGGCCAGATAGTAATGAGGGGCACCCATACGGAACTTCTGAAAGAGAAACGCTACAGACAGCTATATGAACTGGATCATCCAGATTTTCTCTTAAAAAAAGATGAGGCATGA
- a CDS encoding ABC transporter permease: MRIRALVIRILQQFYRDKRTVAMMIVAPIFILTMVHLVFNGNGYEPTIGLINPPSNIENAFTNDSTTLYNTEKSALTDLAAGKIDGYLLIGKDLSIMVEGSDPSISKSVLEAVQSALPAGTDVPNMRIDTLYGEEEMSQFDSFGPILLGFFAFFFVFLVAGVSFLRERTSGTLERLFSSPIRRWELVLSYVIGFGLFTMLQSAIIVLFAVYILGMINEGSVILVLLITFILSLTALTLGILLSTFAKNELQMIQFIPIIVVPQVFFSGLFPLETISRSISWISVVTPLYYAGNAMKDVMIRGKDLTEIGGPILVLLAFSTLFVLINIAALKRHRSI; the protein is encoded by the coding sequence ATGAGAATTAGAGCATTAGTCATCCGTATCTTACAGCAATTTTATCGGGATAAAAGAACAGTCGCTATGATGATAGTTGCACCAATTTTTATTTTAACAATGGTTCATCTTGTTTTTAACGGTAATGGCTATGAACCTACAATTGGGCTCATTAATCCTCCGAGCAACATAGAAAATGCCTTTACCAATGATTCCACAACCCTTTATAATACAGAAAAATCTGCGCTCACTGATCTGGCTGCAGGCAAGATAGACGGTTATCTTCTTATTGGCAAGGACCTTAGCATTATGGTGGAAGGCAGTGATCCAAGTATAAGTAAATCTGTACTTGAAGCGGTTCAGTCAGCCCTTCCTGCTGGGACAGATGTTCCTAATATGAGGATAGATACTTTGTATGGTGAAGAAGAAATGAGCCAATTTGACTCCTTTGGTCCCATTCTACTTGGTTTTTTTGCCTTCTTTTTTGTCTTTCTTGTCGCAGGCGTTTCCTTTTTGAGAGAAAGGACATCCGGTACATTAGAAAGACTTTTCTCTAGCCCAATTAGAAGATGGGAACTAGTTCTCTCTTACGTAATTGGCTTTGGATTATTCACCATGCTTCAATCTGCGATTATTGTTTTATTTGCAGTATATATTCTAGGGATGATAAATGAAGGCTCTGTAATTCTTGTTTTGCTGATTACATTTATCCTGTCCTTAACAGCACTGACACTTGGCATTTTATTGTCTACCTTTGCTAAAAATGAGCTGCAAATGATTCAGTTTATTCCAATTATTGTGGTACCACAAGTGTTTTTTTCAGGATTGTTTCCTTTAGAGACTATCTCTCGATCCATCAGCTGGATTTCTGTTGTTACGCCATTGTACTATGCTGGCAATGCCATGAAGGATGTTATGATTAGAGGAAAGGATTTAACAGAAATCGGTGGCCCGATTCTCGTTTTGCTCGCCTTTTCCACCCTTTTTGTACTAATCAATATAGCAGCATTAAAGCGGCATCGAAGTATATAA
- a CDS encoding cytochrome ubiquinol oxidase subunit I — protein sequence MDMVFLSRLQFASTTIFHFFFVPISIGLVFMIAIMETMYVKSGNEEYKRMAKFWGKLFLINFVIGIVTGILQEFQFGMNWSNYSRFVGDVFGAPLAIEALLAFFLESTFIGLWIFGWDRLSKKVHLACIWLTSFGTIMSAFFILVANSFMQHPVGYEINNGRAEMNDFLALLTNGQALVEIPHTVLGALATGAFLVTGISAIKLLKKQDVSFFKKSFQIGIAVALISTFLTMVAGHAQAQYLVKTQPMKMAASEGLWEHSDDPASWTVSAFINVDKKENTGEIKIPYLLSILSYNTLDGSVKGMNELQEEYTQKYGEGDYIPPVKTTFWSFRIMVAAGVAMFVLGIYGVYLAWKKKLVSKPNKWFYRFMVAGISLPFIANTSGWIMTEIGRQPWTVFGLMQTADSISPSVSAGQVLFSIITFCTVYAILAVIMIFLYVKVIKKGPYKMDAKEQKINNDPFAKEGFHV from the coding sequence ATGGATATGGTGTTTTTATCACGTTTGCAATTTGCTTCCACCACCATCTTTCATTTCTTCTTCGTGCCAATTTCCATCGGCTTAGTATTCATGATTGCTATTATGGAAACGATGTACGTTAAAAGCGGAAATGAAGAGTATAAAAGAATGGCAAAATTTTGGGGAAAGTTATTTCTTATTAATTTTGTCATCGGAATCGTTACAGGGATACTTCAAGAATTCCAGTTTGGTATGAACTGGTCGAACTACTCCCGCTTTGTAGGAGATGTTTTCGGTGCTCCCCTTGCGATTGAGGCATTGCTTGCCTTCTTTTTAGAATCCACCTTCATCGGGCTCTGGATTTTCGGCTGGGATCGGTTATCCAAGAAGGTTCACCTTGCCTGCATTTGGCTGACATCTTTCGGTACGATTATGTCTGCCTTCTTTATTCTTGTGGCAAACAGCTTTATGCAGCATCCTGTCGGTTATGAAATCAACAATGGCAGAGCAGAAATGAATGACTTTTTGGCACTTCTTACAAACGGGCAGGCACTTGTTGAAATTCCCCATACTGTTCTCGGGGCTTTGGCAACAGGAGCTTTCCTTGTTACAGGGATAAGCGCAATTAAACTATTAAAAAAACAAGATGTTTCTTTCTTCAAAAAATCGTTCCAAATTGGGATTGCAGTTGCGTTAATTTCGACATTTTTGACAATGGTCGCAGGTCACGCACAAGCTCAATATTTGGTAAAAACACAGCCAATGAAAATGGCAGCGAGTGAAGGTCTTTGGGAACATAGCGATGATCCGGCATCATGGACTGTTTCTGCTTTTATTAATGTCGACAAAAAGGAAAACACAGGTGAAATTAAAATACCTTATCTGCTCAGCATTCTTTCCTACAATACTTTGGACGGCAGCGTAAAAGGGATGAATGAGCTTCAAGAAGAGTATACGCAAAAATACGGGGAAGGAGATTATATTCCTCCTGTTAAAACAACGTTTTGGAGCTTCCGCATCATGGTTGCTGCTGGAGTTGCCATGTTTGTGTTAGGCATTTACGGTGTTTACTTGGCCTGGAAAAAGAAACTTGTTTCTAAACCAAATAAGTGGTTCTACCGTTTTATGGTGGCAGGTATATCCTTGCCATTTATAGCCAATACTTCAGGATGGATTATGACAGAAATAGGAAGGCAGCCATGGACAGTTTTCGGTCTTATGCAAACAGCAGACAGTATAAGTCCAAGTGTCAGTGCAGGCCAAGTCTTATTTTCCATCATCACGTTCTGCACCGTCTATGCAATACTGGCTGTAATCATGATTTTCCTTTATGTGAAGGTAATCAAAAAAGGCCCGTACAAAATGGACGCAAAAGAGCAAAAAATCAACAATGACCCATTTGCAAAGGAGGGTTTCCATGTTTGA
- the cydD gene encoding thiol reductant ABC exporter subunit CydD encodes MDKNLMKSKGIKPILALLAVSTIFQGAAIILQAKWLAEAITSLFNGEKIQEQYETIILFLLAFLVRHLLQLFQQSISSRFTEKTSRELRARLINKLFQLGPKYTKKQGSGNISTLVLEGISQYKGYVELILPRMISTAVIPPMILLFVYWKDWIAGIILTITMPILIGFLILVGLAAKGQMNRQLATYRILSNHFLDSLRGLETLKFLGKSKKHSDNIVKVSEQYRTATMKTLRVAFLSSFALDFFTSLSVASVAVNLGVRLINENLMLLPALMILILAPEYFLPVRMVGADYHATLNGKEAGASILGILDEKSDDISSRQDADIQDISSISFEHVGYQHAQSEQFTLKDISFHINGSRKVGIVGESGAGKSTLIDLLSGFSANTEGTILLNKKAIPSLMQEKWRQQTVYIPQSPYIFSMTLRDNIKFYCPEAKDEDVENALQATGLEALYRSLPNGLDEMLGDGGRTLSGGQEQRIALARAFLTDRKVMLLDEPTSHLDIETEYELKETMLPLFEDKLVFLATHRLHWMKDMDQIFVMEDGKIVENGTHEELVTAKGSYYKLLTQ; translated from the coding sequence ATGGATAAAAACTTAATGAAGTCAAAAGGAATCAAGCCGATTCTTGCATTGCTAGCTGTTTCAACAATCTTTCAAGGTGCCGCCATTATTCTGCAAGCCAAGTGGCTTGCAGAGGCGATCACCTCTTTATTTAATGGGGAAAAAATTCAAGAACAATATGAGACGATCATATTGTTCTTGTTGGCATTTCTGGTTCGCCATCTTCTCCAGCTCTTCCAGCAGAGCATCTCCTCTCGCTTTACTGAAAAAACGAGCAGGGAACTGCGCGCCCGTCTTATCAATAAATTGTTTCAGCTTGGACCGAAATATACGAAAAAACAAGGGAGCGGAAATATATCAACACTTGTACTTGAGGGAATATCCCAATACAAAGGTTATGTAGAGCTGATTTTGCCAAGGATGATCAGCACTGCCGTGATTCCGCCAATGATATTACTGTTTGTTTATTGGAAGGATTGGATTGCAGGCATCATTCTGACCATTACCATGCCAATTTTAATAGGTTTTCTTATCCTTGTTGGGCTAGCAGCAAAGGGGCAAATGAACAGACAGCTCGCAACATATCGAATTCTTTCCAATCATTTTCTCGATTCTTTGAGAGGATTGGAAACACTTAAGTTTCTTGGAAAAAGTAAAAAACACAGTGACAATATTGTTAAAGTCAGCGAACAATATCGGACTGCCACGATGAAAACACTGCGTGTCGCTTTCCTATCTTCTTTTGCACTAGACTTTTTCACTTCATTATCTGTTGCTTCTGTTGCCGTTAATTTAGGTGTCCGCCTTATCAATGAGAACTTGATGCTGCTGCCGGCACTGATGATTTTAATTTTAGCACCTGAATACTTTCTGCCAGTCAGAATGGTTGGAGCTGACTATCATGCTACATTAAATGGCAAAGAAGCAGGTGCATCCATCTTGGGAATTCTCGATGAGAAAAGTGATGATATTTCGAGTAGGCAAGATGCAGATATACAGGACATTTCTTCCATTTCATTTGAGCATGTTGGCTACCAGCATGCTCAAAGTGAACAGTTTACACTTAAAGATATTTCCTTCCATATTAATGGCAGTAGAAAGGTTGGAATTGTCGGTGAAAGTGGCGCAGGGAAATCAACACTTATCGACTTGCTCAGCGGTTTCTCTGCAAATACAGAGGGAACCATTTTGCTAAACAAGAAAGCTATCCCTAGCCTCATGCAAGAAAAATGGCGACAACAAACGGTTTATATCCCACAGTCGCCGTATATTTTCAGCATGACATTGCGAGATAATATTAAGTTTTACTGTCCAGAAGCGAAAGATGAGGACGTGGAAAATGCCTTACAAGCAACTGGATTGGAAGCATTGTACCGCTCCCTTCCAAATGGACTCGATGAAATGCTTGGTGATGGCGGCAGGACACTCAGCGGCGGACAAGAACAGCGGATTGCATTAGCGAGAGCCTTCCTTACCGATCGGAAAGTCATGCTGCTAGACGAACCTACGTCCCACTTAGATATTGAAACAGAGTACGAATTAAAGGAGACAATGCTTCCATTATTTGAAGATAAGCTTGTCTTTTTAGCAACACACCGCCTTCATTGGATGAAGGACATGGATCAGATTTTCGTAATGGAAGACGGTAAAATAGTTGAAAACGGCACACATGAAGAGCTTGTAACAGCAAAAGGAAGCTATTACAAGCTGCTGACACAGTAA
- a CDS encoding DUF1806 family protein — protein sequence MDFIQADKVQEQINEKAKKEVYIHLETTNGAYANHNDESFFNSGAYIRNAKLAYEYGKITGNGPYRIGLKTEIGWVYAEGITHYEVDDKGRLLLAGLDFTGKLAVALEISETPFD from the coding sequence ATGGATTTCATTCAAGCTGACAAGGTACAAGAGCAAATTAATGAGAAGGCTAAAAAGGAAGTTTATATTCATTTAGAAACAACCAACGGCGCCTACGCAAACCATAATGACGAATCCTTCTTTAATTCCGGCGCCTATATTCGCAACGCAAAGCTTGCTTATGAATATGGTAAAATCACAGGCAATGGACCATACCGAATTGGTCTTAAGACAGAAATTGGCTGGGTTTATGCAGAGGGAATCACTCATTATGAAGTAGATGATAAAGGACGTCTCCTTTTGGCAGGACTCGATTTTACAGGCAAGCTTGCTGTAGCATTGGAAATTAGTGAAACACCATTTGATTAA